In Cygnus olor isolate bCygOlo1 chromosome 12, bCygOlo1.pri.v2, whole genome shotgun sequence, one DNA window encodes the following:
- the PLA2G15 gene encoding phospholipase A2 group XV produces the protein MVPPAGARLLPRPGGSSLLSILLLLLLCPGGGCLPRRWPVGPPVVLVPGDLGNQLEAKLDKPSVVHYLCSKKTDSYFTLWLNLELLLPVIIDCWIDNIRLVYNRTSKITEPPDGVDIRVPGFGQTFSLEFLDPSKRSVGSYFYMLVQSLVDWGYKRDEDVRGAPYDWRKAPNENGDYFVALRKMIELMYEQYGSPVVLIAHSMGNMYTLYFLNHQTQEWKDKYIKDYVSLGAPWGGVAKTLRVLASGDNNRIPVISSLKIRDQQRSAVSTNWMLPYNYTWPPDKVFVTTPTANYTLQDYQKFYRDINFEDGWLMRQDTEPLVYQMTPPGVRIHCLYGTGIETPDSFHYESFPDKEPKIIYSDGDGTVNLQSALQCQKWVDMQKQEVVVFELSGNEHIQMLSNDTTISYVKKLLFNL, from the exons ATGGTGCCGCCGGCCGGTGCTAGGCTCCTCCCGCGCCCGGGAGGGAGCTCTCTcctcagcatcctcctcctgctgctgctctgccccggTGGCGGCTGCCTGCCGCGCCGCTGGCCCGTGGGGCCGCCCGTGGTGCTGG TTCCGGGGGACTTAGGTAATCAGCTGGAGGCAAAATTAGATAAGCCATCAGTAGTGCACTATCTCTGCTCTAAGAAGACTGACAGCTATTTTACACTCTGGCTGAATTTAGAATTGCTCCTGCCTGTCATCATTGACTGCTGGATTGATAATATCAG actGGTATATAATAGAACGAGTAAGATAACAGAACCACCAGATGGAGTGGATATCAGAGTCCCAGGCTTTGGGCAGacattttctttggaatttcTTGACCCAAGTAAAAGGAGCGTTG GCAGCTACTTCTATATGCTGGTGCAGAGTTTAGTAGACTGGGGCTACAAACGTGATGAAGACGTAAGAGGAGCACCTTACGACTGGCGAAAGGCACCAA ATGAGAATGGAGACTATTTTGTGGCCCTTCGCAAGATGATAGAGTTAATGTATGAGCAGTATGGAAGTCCTGTTGTTTTAATTGCCCACAGTATGGGTAACATGTATACCCTGTACTTCCTCAACCATCAGACTCAGGAATGGAAAGACAAGTACATAAAGGATTATGTGTCATTAGGTGCTCCGTGGGGAGGAGTAGCTAAAACTCTCCGTGTGCTGGCTTCAG gtgacAACAACAGAATACCTGTCATCAGTTCACTCAAGATTCGAGACCAGCAGCGATCAGCGGTTTCCACAAATTGGATGCTCCCCTACAACTACACGTGGCCTCCAGATAAGGTCTTTGTAACCACACCTACAGCCAACTATACCCTTCAGGATTACCAAAAATTCTACAGGGACATCAATTTTGAAGATGGCTGGCTCATGAGACAAGACACTGAACCCTTGGTCTACCAGATGACACCACCTGGTGTGCGCATACACTGTCTTTATGGTACTGGCATAGAAACACCGGATTCCTTCCATTACGAAAGTTTTCCTGACAAAGAGCCCAAGATTATTTACAGTGATGGGGATGGTACAGTAAACTTACAGAGTGCCTTGCAATGTCAAAAGTGGGTGGACATGCAAAAACAGGAAGTGGTGGTATTTGAGCTTTCAGGAAATGAGCATATTCAAATGCTATCAAATGATACTACTATCTCTTATgtgaaaaagctgctttttaatttgtga